A genomic segment from Rubrobacter tropicus encodes:
- the aceB gene encoding malate synthase A, whose product MVERNVYGEGIEVTKEVPEEFRGIMSPEAVAFVAKLAREFTPTVEERLQARQDRQARINAGEMPDFLPETKDVRQGDWKIAPIPDALQDRRVEITGPPDRKMLINALNCGAPTYMTDFEDANCPTWHNMLDSQLNLRDAIQRTITFDDPKTGKHYTLNDEVAVLIARPRGWHLWEKHMLVDDKQVPAGIFDFGLYFFHNVRGLLDLGHGPYFYLPKMESHLEARLWNDIFVMAQDELGIPQGTIKATVLIETIMATFEMHEILYELREHSSGLNCGRWDYIFSYIKKFREHDMLLPDRNLITMTVPFMRAYSLLTIKTCHERGAHAMGGMAAQIPRSDDPEWTEFANNKVLEDKEREAQDGHDGTWVAHPGMVGLAKQAFDEYMPQPNQIDKQRPDVNPSAADLLEKPEGPITMDGFRSNISVGVQYLAAWLAGRGAVPVFNLMEDAATAEISRAQVWQWIHHPKGILEDGTEVTVELFREVLDEELDKIKNDIVGPERWEKDEFGTAAELFDRISTQDDFVEFLTLPGYEYLD is encoded by the coding sequence ATGGTCGAGAGAAACGTGTACGGCGAAGGCATAGAGGTCACCAAGGAGGTTCCCGAGGAGTTTCGGGGGATTATGAGCCCCGAGGCTGTCGCCTTCGTGGCGAAGCTCGCCAGGGAGTTCACCCCAACGGTCGAGGAGCGCTTGCAGGCGCGGCAGGACCGGCAGGCCCGGATCAACGCCGGCGAGATGCCTGATTTCCTGCCCGAGACGAAGGATGTCAGGCAGGGGGACTGGAAGATCGCGCCGATCCCGGACGCGTTGCAGGACAGGCGGGTGGAGATCACCGGCCCCCCGGACCGGAAGATGCTCATCAACGCGCTCAACTGCGGCGCCCCGACGTACATGACCGACTTCGAGGACGCCAACTGCCCTACCTGGCACAACATGCTGGACAGCCAGCTCAACCTCCGAGACGCGATCCAGCGCACCATCACCTTCGACGACCCGAAGACCGGCAAGCACTACACGCTCAACGACGAGGTCGCCGTCCTGATAGCGCGCCCCCGCGGCTGGCACCTCTGGGAAAAACACATGCTCGTCGACGACAAACAGGTCCCGGCCGGCATCTTCGACTTCGGCCTGTATTTCTTCCACAACGTCCGGGGACTCCTGGACCTCGGGCACGGCCCGTACTTCTACCTGCCGAAGATGGAGAGCCACCTCGAGGCGAGGCTGTGGAACGACATCTTCGTCATGGCCCAGGACGAACTCGGGATACCTCAGGGCACCATCAAGGCCACGGTCCTCATAGAGACCATCATGGCGACCTTCGAGATGCACGAGATCCTCTACGAGCTGCGCGAGCACTCCTCGGGTCTGAACTGCGGCCGGTGGGACTACATCTTCTCCTACATCAAGAAGTTCCGCGAGCACGACATGCTCCTCCCCGACCGGAACCTGATCACCATGACCGTCCCGTTCATGCGGGCATACTCCCTGCTGACCATCAAGACCTGCCACGAGCGCGGCGCGCACGCGATGGGGGGGATGGCCGCCCAAATCCCGCGCAGCGACGACCCGGAGTGGACCGAGTTCGCCAACAACAAGGTGCTGGAGGACAAGGAGCGCGAGGCGCAGGACGGCCACGACGGAACCTGGGTCGCCCACCCCGGGATGGTCGGGCTCGCCAAGCAGGCCTTCGACGAGTACATGCCCCAACCCAACCAGATCGACAAGCAGCGCCCGGACGTGAACCCGAGCGCCGCCGACCTGCTGGAGAAGCCCGAGGGCCCCATCACGATGGACGGTTTTCGCAGCAACATCTCCGTGGGCGTCCAGTACCTCGCGGCCTGGCTCGCGGGCCGCGGCGCCGTCCCCGTCTTCAACCTGATGGAGGACGCGGCTACGGCGGAGATCAGCCGCGCCCAGGTGTGGCAGTGGATCCACCACCCCAAGGGCATCCTCGAGGACGGCACCGAGGTGACGGTGGAGCTGTTCCGCGAAGTGCTCGACGAGGAGCTCGACAAGATAAAGAACGACATAGTCGGCCCCGAGCGGTGGGAGAAGGACGAGTTCGGCACCGCCGCCGAGCTCTTCGACCGCATCTCCACCCAGGACGACTTCGTCGAGTTCTTGACCCTCCCCGGCTACGAGTACCTGGACTAG
- a CDS encoding LysR family transcriptional regulator, with amino-acid sequence MLFRQLECFLAVARLGNLSRAAEEMFLTQPTLTARLKALEEEVGDELFVRTSRGMRLTDAGREFVPYAERVVGGFEEGRRRLEELRGATGDDF; translated from the coding sequence GTGCTCTTCAGACAACTCGAGTGTTTTCTGGCGGTGGCCCGGCTCGGGAATTTGAGCCGGGCGGCGGAGGAGATGTTTTTGACGCAGCCTACTTTGACGGCGCGGTTGAAGGCATTGGAGGAGGAGGTTGGGGACGAGTTGTTCGTCAGGACCAGCCGGGGGATGCGGCTGACCGACGCGGGCAGGGAGTTCGTGCCCTACGCGGAGAGGGTGGTCGGGGGGTTCGAGGAGGGGCGGCGGCGGCTGGAGGAGTTACGGGGGGCTACGGGGGACGACTTTTGA
- a CDS encoding LysR family transcriptional regulator substrate-binding protein, producing MIGASPGVGTYALPGLLERFVAAYPGVSISVRTGHSEEILEMTLKEEVQLGLTRSIRHPEIESLHLYEDELVLVVDPGHRFTRRGTASLAEVGEEQLIFFDQSSSYFEQTHALLRDAGIRELRTMEVDNIEAAKRMVEHRLGVAFLPRTAVVRSVSSGNLSLISVEENPEMRRSIAALRRRDAPMSGPVAAFLEVASDLAEREDRAKLSPTLAADFENLQLIDLFT from the coding sequence TTGATCGGGGCTTCCCCGGGCGTTGGGACTTACGCTTTGCCCGGGTTGTTGGAGAGGTTCGTGGCGGCCTATCCGGGGGTCTCCATCTCGGTCAGGACGGGGCATTCCGAGGAGATCCTGGAGATGACGCTCAAGGAGGAGGTGCAGCTCGGGTTGACGCGGTCGATCCGGCACCCGGAGATAGAGAGCCTGCACCTGTACGAGGACGAGCTGGTGCTCGTGGTTGACCCGGGGCACAGGTTCACCAGGAGGGGGACGGCCAGCCTGGCGGAGGTCGGGGAGGAGCAGCTCATCTTTTTCGACCAATCTTCGAGCTATTTCGAGCAGACGCACGCCCTGCTCAGGGACGCCGGCATTCGGGAGCTCAGGACGATGGAGGTGGACAACATCGAGGCGGCCAAGAGGATGGTCGAGCACCGCCTCGGGGTCGCTTTCCTGCCCAGGACGGCGGTCGTCAGGTCGGTCTCGTCGGGGAATTTGTCGCTTATATCCGTGGAGGAAAACCCAGAGATGAGGCGCTCCATCGCCGCCCTCCGCCGCCGCGACGCCCCGATGAGCGGCCCCGTAGCCGCCTTTTTGGAGGTGGCGAGCGACCTGGCCGAGAGGGAGGACCGCGCCAAGCTCTCCCCCACCCTCGCCGCCGACTTCGAGAACCTGCAGCTTATAGACCTGTTTACTTAG
- a CDS encoding plastocyanin/azurin family copper-binding protein, producing the protein MKRLSWLAALSLLILSAFAPAAWAQGQEVTVGMEDNFFDQANITVEPGTTVTWVQRGQYGHTTTSYDGLWDSGLIEGGTDGTYSYTFDEPGTYEYFCGPHEDMGMVGTVTVSAGSASASASASATASASAGAETLADTGGPSPALAAILLLAGSSLVTFAVLRRRAS; encoded by the coding sequence ATGAAGAGATTGTCGTGGTTGGCGGCGTTGTCGCTCCTGATACTGTCCGCTTTCGCGCCAGCGGCGTGGGCGCAGGGCCAGGAAGTCACGGTAGGCATGGAGGACAACTTCTTTGACCAGGCCAACATAACCGTCGAACCGGGCACCACGGTAACCTGGGTCCAGCGCGGCCAGTACGGACATACGACGACCTCCTACGACGGGCTGTGGGACTCCGGCCTGATCGAGGGCGGCACCGACGGAACCTACTCTTACACGTTCGATGAGCCGGGCACCTACGAGTACTTCTGCGGCCCCCACGAGGATATGGGCATGGTGGGCACGGTCACCGTGAGCGCCGGATCGGCCAGCGCCTCAGCGAGCGCCTCGGCCACGGCCAGCGCTTCGGCCGGCGCCGAGACGCTCGCCGACACGGGCGGTCCCTCTCCCGCGCTGGCGGCGATCCTTCTGCTGGCGGGCTCGTCACTGGTGACGTTCGCCGTCCTGCGGCGCAGGGCTTCGTAA
- a CDS encoding isocitrate/isopropylmalate family dehydrogenase, with product MEGDQTGQELLEEALRVLDPSVTGVDVDFQRYDLSLENRRATDNGVVHEAAAAMKECGFGIKAATVTPETPGDVGSPNAILRKGIDGTVIVRTGRRIPGVNPVTGVHSPVSVIRMAVDDAYGAEEWREGEGLDEVAYRTEKISRRVCRGVSEFAFIQARKMRAKVFGGPKYTVSPVYEGMLKEEMDRAAENSRDVRYDPQLIDATYALLLTTFGEPLVIPTLNRDGDCISDLVMQMFGSIAGAESLLISLDEDENPETVMAEAPHGTAPSLEGKNVANPMAMILAGAALLTFFHDEEASRASRAIYEATFESILDGVRTADLGGPTGTTEFTDEVIRHIRTKLEVWSALA from the coding sequence ATGGAGGGCGACCAGACCGGGCAGGAACTCCTGGAGGAGGCGCTACGGGTCCTGGACCCGTCCGTGACCGGCGTGGACGTGGATTTCCAGCGGTACGACCTCTCGCTGGAGAACCGCCGGGCGACGGACAACGGGGTCGTACACGAGGCGGCGGCGGCCATGAAGGAGTGCGGCTTCGGCATAAAGGCCGCCACCGTGACGCCAGAGACACCGGGGGATGTCGGCTCGCCCAACGCCATCCTGAGAAAGGGCATAGACGGGACCGTCATCGTGCGCACCGGCAGGCGCATCCCCGGCGTAAACCCGGTAACCGGCGTGCACAGTCCCGTCTCCGTCATACGGATGGCCGTGGACGACGCCTACGGGGCCGAGGAGTGGCGCGAGGGCGAGGGGCTCGACGAGGTGGCGTACAGGACCGAGAAGATCAGCCGTAGGGTGTGCCGCGGCGTCTCGGAGTTCGCCTTCATACAGGCGCGCAAGATGCGGGCCAAAGTCTTCGGCGGCCCGAAGTACACCGTATCGCCCGTCTACGAGGGGATGCTCAAGGAGGAGATGGACCGGGCCGCGGAGAACAGCCGCGACGTCCGCTACGACCCGCAGCTCATCGACGCGACCTACGCCCTGCTGCTCACCACCTTCGGCGAACCGCTCGTCATACCGACCCTCAACAGGGACGGCGATTGCATCTCGGACCTCGTGATGCAGATGTTCGGCTCCATCGCGGGCGCCGAGTCGCTCTTGATCTCCCTCGACGAAGACGAGAACCCCGAGACGGTGATGGCCGAGGCGCCGCACGGGACCGCGCCGTCCCTGGAGGGCAAGAACGTGGCGAACCCGATGGCCATGATCCTGGCCGGGGCGGCACTCCTCACGTTCTTCCACGACGAGGAGGCAAGCCGCGCTTCCAGGGCCATCTACGAGGCAACCTTCGAGTCCATCCTCGACGGCGTCAGGACGGCGGACCTCGGCGGCCCAACCGGAACCACGGAGTTCACGGACGAGGTGATCCGTCACATCAGGACCAAACTGGAAGTCTGGAGCGCACTTGCCTAA
- a CDS encoding DUF4126 family protein, giving the protein MPKHKNDLVIEVTPEALKAAALAAISGLRSMAGPALLSRAATRGEVPGIGNTPFAGLGSDGVSAALQALMLGEMAGDKTPFVPSRVSAGPLFGRALSGALVGSALFVSGGRRGVPGALLGAASALGGVYAADRLRSATTQGLGLPDPVFGLIEDGLILLGGSRLFRR; this is encoded by the coding sequence TTGCCTAAGCACAAGAACGACCTGGTTATAGAAGTTACGCCCGAAGCCCTGAAGGCCGCAGCCCTGGCCGCCATCTCGGGCCTGCGATCGATGGCGGGCCCGGCGCTGCTGTCTCGCGCCGCCACGCGCGGAGAGGTCCCGGGCATCGGGAACACCCCGTTCGCGGGCCTGGGCTCCGACGGCGTCTCGGCCGCGCTCCAGGCGCTGATGCTCGGCGAGATGGCCGGCGACAAGACGCCGTTCGTGCCGTCGCGCGTCTCCGCCGGCCCACTCTTCGGCCGCGCGCTCTCGGGCGCCCTCGTGGGCTCGGCGCTCTTCGTCTCCGGCGGGCGCCGGGGCGTCCCCGGCGCGTTGCTCGGCGCCGCCTCGGCCCTCGGCGGCGTCTACGCGGCCGACCGTCTGCGCTCGGCGACCACGCAGGGCCTCGGCCTGCCGGACCCCGTGTTCGGTCTGATCGAAGACGGGCTCATCCTTCTCGGCGGCAGCCGCCTGTTCCGCAGGTAG
- a CDS encoding class I SAM-dependent methyltransferase, translated as MTAERERLRSTFDRAALLYDEVRPGYPEGLFEEVVSLSGVPSGGRILEIGCGTGQATLPLARRGTKSCASSSAGTWPPWPARTWPGIRA; from the coding sequence TTGACGGCCGAGAGGGAACGGCTGAGATCCACGTTCGACCGGGCGGCCCTGCTCTACGACGAGGTAAGGCCGGGCTACCCGGAAGGGCTGTTCGAAGAAGTCGTCTCGCTCTCGGGCGTGCCGTCCGGGGGCCGAATACTCGAAATCGGGTGCGGGACCGGTCAGGCGACGCTCCCGCTCGCCCGCAGGGGTACGAAATCCTGTGCGTCGAGCTCGGCGGGAACCTGGCCGCCGTGGCCCGCCAGAACCTGGCCGGGTATCCGCGCGTGA